A single region of the Geobacillus subterraneus genome encodes:
- a CDS encoding PhoH family protein — protein MSEQFVTISQHVRNQQEAAALFGVHDAHLKRIEEELGVSIVTRGETVNVSGTPQQVQLVDELLRHLLIVIRKGVAISERDIIYAVQLAKKGALDGLIQLYEEEITKNAKGKPIRVKTLGQRYYVAAIEQHDLTFGIGPAGTGKTYLAVVMAVKALKSGNVKRIILSRPAVEAGESLGFLPGDLKEKVDPYLRPLYDALHDVLGAEYTQRLIERGTIEIAPLAYMRGRTLEDAFVILDEAQNTTPAQMKMFLTRLGFGSKMVITGDISQVDLPKGVESGLSAAKRILAPVSGIAFVFLEQSDVVRHPLVAKIIDAYDEAGL, from the coding sequence ATGTCAGAGCAGTTTGTTACGATCAGCCAACACGTGCGCAACCAGCAGGAAGCGGCGGCGCTCTTTGGCGTCCACGATGCCCATTTAAAGCGGATTGAAGAGGAGCTCGGCGTGTCGATTGTGACGCGCGGGGAGACGGTCAACGTCTCCGGCACGCCGCAGCAAGTCCAGCTTGTTGACGAGCTGTTGCGCCATTTGCTGATCGTCATCCGCAAAGGGGTGGCAATCAGTGAGCGCGACATCATCTATGCCGTCCAGCTGGCGAAAAAAGGGGCGCTTGACGGCCTCATCCAGCTGTACGAAGAAGAGATTACGAAAAATGCCAAAGGGAAGCCGATTCGCGTCAAAACGTTAGGCCAGCGCTATTATGTCGCGGCGATTGAGCAGCACGATTTGACGTTCGGCATCGGGCCGGCCGGAACCGGGAAAACGTACTTAGCCGTCGTCATGGCGGTCAAGGCGCTGAAAAGCGGCAACGTCAAGCGCATTATTCTCAGCCGTCCGGCTGTCGAAGCGGGGGAGAGCCTCGGATTTTTGCCCGGCGACTTGAAAGAGAAGGTCGACCCGTATTTGCGCCCGCTCTATGACGCGCTTCATGATGTATTGGGAGCGGAGTATACGCAGCGGTTGATCGAGCGCGGCACGATTGAAATCGCCCCGCTCGCCTACATGCGCGGCCGGACGCTCGAGGACGCGTTCGTCATTCTTGACGAAGCGCAAAATACGACTCCAGCGCAAATGAAGATGTTTTTAACCCGGCTCGGCTTTGGATCAAAAATGGTCATTACCGGTGACATCTCGCAAGTCGATTTGCCGAAAGGGGTCGAATCGGGGCTTTCAGCCGCCAAACGCATTTTGGCGCCCGTTAGCGGCATCGCCTTTGTGTTTTTGGAGCAGTCCGATGTTGTCCGCCATCCGCTCGTTGCGAAAATTATTGACGCCTATGATGAGGCTGGCTTATAG
- a CDS encoding 16S rRNA (uracil(1498)-N(3))-methyltransferase, whose product MQRYFVSDRERQGENVVISGGDAHHIARVMRMKPKDAIVCVFPDGRMAVCEIEQIANEQVCARIVQWKEEGRELPVRIYIAQGLPKGEKWELVIQKGTELGAAGFLPFTAARSVVKWDAKKAEKKVERWKKIAKEAAEQAERTSLPDVRAPLSFDELVAFGATVDCRLFAYEEEARGKRHKALPSLLARLQPGGSLLAVFGPEGGFSREEAQQLKQSGFLPCSLGPRILRTETAPLYLLAAASYEWELCASGREAKRE is encoded by the coding sequence GTGCAGCGTTACTTCGTTTCCGACCGGGAGCGTCAAGGCGAAAACGTCGTCATCAGCGGCGGCGACGCCCATCATATCGCCCGCGTCATGCGCATGAAGCCGAAAGACGCCATTGTTTGCGTGTTCCCGGACGGGCGCATGGCGGTGTGTGAAATTGAACAAATTGCCAATGAGCAAGTATGCGCCCGTATTGTACAATGGAAGGAAGAGGGGCGCGAATTGCCGGTGCGCATTTATATCGCCCAGGGGCTGCCAAAAGGCGAAAAATGGGAGCTCGTCATCCAAAAAGGAACCGAGCTTGGCGCCGCCGGCTTTCTTCCGTTTACGGCTGCCCGTTCGGTCGTTAAATGGGATGCCAAAAAAGCAGAGAAAAAAGTAGAACGTTGGAAAAAAATTGCGAAAGAGGCGGCCGAACAGGCGGAACGCACGTCGCTGCCGGACGTGCGGGCGCCGCTTTCCTTTGATGAGCTCGTCGCCTTTGGCGCAACGGTCGATTGCCGGCTGTTTGCCTATGAAGAAGAAGCGCGAGGGAAGCGGCATAAGGCGCTCCCGTCGCTTCTCGCCCGCCTTCAGCCCGGCGGCTCGCTTTTAGCCGTCTTTGGGCCGGAAGGCGGGTTCAGCCGTGAAGAGGCACAACAGCTCAAGCAAAGCGGCTTTTTGCCGTGCAGCCTCGGCCCGCGCATTTTGCGGACGGAAACGGCGCCGCTTTATTTGCTTGCCGCCGCTTCGTACGAATGGGAGCTTTGTGCGTCAGGCCGCGAAGCGAAACGAGAGTAA
- the yqfD gene encoding sporulation protein YqfD, whose amino-acid sequence MKNEWVDTLAGSVRVKAEGKGTERLINACVRNGIAVWNVKKHSRDTATFFIKLSDVKRLRHIARQSECKLSFVGRTGLPFFWRRAWRNSGFWLGLLVFIAIVFLLSNIVWNIDIEGATPETEHQMARELKRMGVERGAFQFLLDDPETLQKKLTERIDDITWVGVQWEGTSLHFRVVEKEIPEPKQPVPPRHLVAKKEAVVADLFVEEGQPLVSVNDYVQKGQLLVSGIIGAEGRTKFVPATGKVFGETWYKSTVVLPLETTFHVLTGKSIERHSIGIGRFSLPVWGWKKPPFAHTVIEREKRPFRFWKWDLPLYYERVIVREAEAVKRSYTWEEAFAEAKKIARRELRAKLPEEAAIRGEKVLHQRKESGKVRVELHYEVIENIAVPQPIVQGD is encoded by the coding sequence ATGAAAAACGAATGGGTCGACACGCTCGCCGGCAGCGTGCGGGTCAAGGCGGAAGGAAAAGGGACGGAACGGCTGATCAACGCCTGTGTGCGCAACGGCATCGCCGTGTGGAACGTGAAAAAACATAGCCGGGATACCGCGACGTTTTTCATTAAGCTCAGCGATGTGAAACGGCTGCGCCATATCGCCCGGCAAAGCGAATGCAAGCTTTCGTTTGTCGGGAGGACCGGTCTGCCATTTTTTTGGCGCCGCGCGTGGCGAAACAGCGGATTTTGGCTCGGCCTGCTCGTTTTTATAGCCATTGTGTTTTTGCTGTCCAACATCGTTTGGAACATTGACATTGAAGGTGCGACCCCGGAGACAGAGCATCAAATGGCTCGCGAACTGAAACGAATGGGAGTCGAGCGCGGCGCATTCCAGTTCTTGCTTGATGACCCGGAAACGCTGCAAAAAAAGCTGACCGAACGCATTGATGACATTACGTGGGTCGGCGTCCAATGGGAAGGGACGTCGCTTCACTTCCGCGTCGTCGAAAAAGAGATTCCGGAGCCGAAACAGCCGGTGCCCCCGCGCCATTTAGTCGCCAAAAAAGAGGCGGTGGTGGCTGACTTATTCGTTGAAGAAGGACAACCGCTCGTTTCTGTCAACGATTACGTGCAAAAAGGCCAGCTGCTCGTTTCGGGCATTATCGGCGCCGAAGGGCGGACGAAATTTGTGCCGGCCACCGGGAAGGTGTTTGGCGAAACATGGTACAAGTCTACGGTTGTCCTGCCGCTTGAGACAACGTTTCACGTGTTGACCGGAAAATCCATTGAGCGCCATTCCATCGGGATCGGCCGCTTTTCCCTTCCGGTTTGGGGATGGAAGAAGCCGCCGTTTGCCCATACGGTCATTGAGAGAGAAAAACGGCCGTTCCGTTTTTGGAAATGGGACTTGCCGTTGTATTATGAGCGCGTCATCGTCCGCGAGGCGGAAGCCGTGAAGCGGAGCTATACGTGGGAAGAAGCGTTCGCGGAAGCGAAAAAGATCGCCCGCCGCGAACTGCGGGCTAAGCTGCCGGAGGAGGCGGCCATTCGCGGCGAAAAAGTTTTGCATCAGAGGAAAGAGAGTGGTAAAGTAAGGGTAGAATTGCATTACGAAGTCATCGAAAATATTGCCGTACCACAACCAATCGTTCAAGGAGATTGA
- the rpsU gene encoding 30S ribosomal protein S21: protein MSKTIVRKNESIDDALRRFKRAVSKTGTLQEVRKREFYEKPSVRRKKKSEAARKRKH from the coding sequence ATGTCCAAAACGATCGTTCGCAAAAATGAGTCGATCGACGACGCTCTTCGTCGCTTTAAACGTGCCGTTTCGAAAACCGGTACTTTGCAAGAAGTGAGAAAGCGCGAATTTTATGAAAAGCCAAGCGTCAGACGGAAGAAAAAATCTGAAGCGGCTAGAAAGCGCAAGCACTAA
- a CDS encoding Na/Pi symporter, whose amino-acid sequence MFMMKAGFYTLSGHRLKRWLMRFTATPGQAFLAGFATTALVQSSSAVMVMTVGLVATGYLSFRQSIGIILGSNIGSTITTELMTLDIGDGAIPLLVGGALLVFIGRRRLIYSIGMIAVGLAALLFAMDGFSSLAKPLAAYPLVDAWLHQTNHSTAVGLLVGIVLTALVHSSAATIGIAMGFLNEQLLTLPAAIAILLGANIGTCITGLLASIGSSKEAQLTAYTHLWLNVAGVALFLFWTEALARLAVMLSPAPDVQLAHVSVLFNAICSIAALPFVGAIETAMLFLHARRRT is encoded by the coding sequence ATGTTCATGATGAAAGCCGGGTTTTACACCTTATCCGGCCATCGGCTGAAGCGATGGCTCATGCGCTTTACCGCCACGCCAGGGCAAGCGTTTCTCGCCGGATTCGCGACGACCGCGCTTGTGCAAAGCAGCTCCGCGGTAATGGTGATGACCGTCGGCCTCGTCGCCACCGGCTATTTATCGTTCCGTCAATCGATCGGCATCATTTTAGGTAGCAATATCGGCTCAACGATCACAACCGAACTCATGACGCTCGATATCGGCGACGGCGCCATTCCCCTTCTTGTTGGCGGCGCGCTCCTTGTCTTTATCGGGCGCCGCCGCCTCATTTACAGCATCGGGATGATCGCCGTCGGCCTGGCCGCTTTGTTGTTTGCCATGGACGGCTTCAGCAGCCTCGCTAAGCCGCTCGCCGCCTATCCGCTCGTTGACGCTTGGTTGCACCAGACAAACCATTCCACAGCGGTCGGCCTTCTTGTCGGCATCGTCTTGACCGCTCTTGTCCATTCGAGCGCGGCGACGATCGGCATCGCCATGGGGTTTTTAAACGAACAATTGCTGACGCTGCCAGCTGCCATCGCCATTTTGCTTGGCGCCAACATCGGCACGTGCATTACCGGGCTGTTGGCGTCCATCGGCTCGAGCAAGGAAGCGCAATTAACGGCCTACACCCATTTATGGCTAAACGTCGCCGGCGTGGCCTTGTTTCTTTTTTGGACTGAAGCGCTCGCCCGCCTCGCTGTTATGCTCAGTCCGGCGCCTGACGTGCAGCTCGCCCATGTCAGCGTCTTGTTTAACGCCATTTGTTCGATCGCTGCCTTGCCGTTTGTCGGCGCCATTGAGACGGCCATGTTATTTTTGCACGCCCGCAGGCGGACTTAA
- the mtaB gene encoding tRNA (N(6)-L-threonylcarbamoyladenosine(37)-C(2))-methylthiotransferase MtaB: MPTVAFHTLGCKVNHYETEAIWQLFKKAGYERKEFESRADVYVINTCTVTNTGDKKSRQVIRRAVRRNPDAVVCVTGCYAQTSPAEVMAIPGVDIVIGTQDRHKILDYVEQFQRERQPINAVHNIMKTRVFEEMDVPAFTDRTRASLKIQEGCNNFCTFCIIPWARGLMRSRDPQEIIRQARQLVAAGYKEIVLTGIHTGGYGTDLKDYNFAALLRDLDEQVPGLKRIRISSIEASQITDEVIDVLKRSDKIVRHLHIPLQSGSNTVLKRMRRKYTVEFFAERLARLREVFPELAVTSDVIVGFPGETEDEFMETYHFIREQRFSELHVFPYSKRTGTPAARMPDQIDEETKHDRVRRLIALSDQLAKEYASRFEGQVLEVIPEERDKEEPGMYIGYTDNYLKVRFPAAEEMIGELVKVKITKPGYPYNEGEFVRVVPDEAVRSVKLSS, from the coding sequence ATGCCAACAGTGGCTTTCCATACATTAGGCTGCAAAGTCAATCATTATGAGACGGAAGCGATCTGGCAGCTGTTTAAAAAGGCCGGCTACGAACGGAAAGAGTTTGAGAGCCGCGCCGACGTGTATGTGATCAACACGTGCACGGTGACGAACACCGGCGACAAAAAAAGCCGTCAAGTCATCCGCCGCGCGGTGCGCCGCAATCCGGACGCCGTCGTCTGCGTGACGGGCTGTTATGCGCAAACATCGCCGGCCGAAGTGATGGCGATTCCTGGTGTAGATATTGTTATCGGCACGCAAGACCGGCATAAAATTTTAGACTATGTCGAGCAGTTTCAGCGCGAACGGCAGCCGATCAACGCTGTCCATAACATTATGAAAACGCGCGTGTTCGAGGAGATGGACGTGCCGGCGTTCACCGATCGGACGCGGGCATCGCTCAAAATCCAAGAAGGGTGCAACAACTTTTGCACGTTTTGCATCATTCCGTGGGCGCGCGGCTTGATGCGTTCGCGTGATCCGCAAGAAATTATCCGCCAAGCGCGCCAGCTTGTCGCCGCCGGCTATAAGGAAATCGTGTTGACCGGCATTCATACGGGCGGCTATGGCACCGATCTGAAAGATTATAATTTTGCTGCGCTTTTGCGCGATTTGGACGAGCAAGTGCCAGGGCTGAAACGGATCCGCATCTCGTCGATCGAAGCGAGCCAAATTACTGATGAAGTGATCGACGTCCTCAAGCGGTCGGATAAAATCGTCCGCCATTTGCACATTCCGCTCCAGTCGGGGTCGAACACGGTGCTCAAGCGGATGCGCCGCAAATATACGGTTGAATTTTTTGCGGAGCGGCTCGCCCGGCTGCGCGAAGTGTTCCCGGAGCTGGCGGTGACGTCCGATGTCATCGTCGGCTTCCCGGGCGAAACGGAGGACGAATTTATGGAGACGTATCACTTTATCCGCGAACAGCGGTTCTCTGAGCTGCACGTCTTTCCGTATTCGAAACGGACCGGCACGCCGGCGGCCCGCATGCCGGACCAAATCGATGAAGAAACGAAACATGACCGCGTCCGCCGCTTAATCGCCCTTTCCGACCAGCTGGCGAAAGAATACGCCTCCCGGTTCGAAGGACAAGTGCTCGAAGTCATTCCGGAAGAGCGCGACAAAGAAGAGCCGGGAATGTATATTGGCTATACGGATAACTATTTGAAAGTGCGCTTTCCGGCGGCGGAAGAGATGATCGGCGAGCTTGTCAAAGTGAAAATCACAAAGCCCGGCTATCCGTATAACGAAGGCGAGTTTGTCCGCGTCGTGCCGGATGAGGCCGTTCGATCGGTGAAATTAAGTTCATAA
- a CDS encoding GatB/YqeY domain-containing protein codes for MSLLDRLNDDMKQAMKNKEKEKLSVLRMLKAALQNEAIKLGKSPLSEDEELTVLSRELKQRKDSLQEFENAGRSDLVEKTKTEINIVQSYMPQPLTEDELRELIQQTIKEVGASSKADMGKVMGAIMPKVKGKADGSLVNKLVQQQLS; via the coding sequence GTGAGTCTTCTTGATCGTTTGAATGACGATATGAAGCAGGCGATGAAAAACAAGGAGAAAGAAAAGCTGTCCGTTCTCCGCATGCTGAAGGCGGCGCTGCAAAACGAAGCGATCAAGCTCGGCAAAAGCCCGCTGTCAGAAGACGAAGAGCTGACGGTTCTTTCTCGCGAACTGAAGCAGCGTAAAGACTCCCTCCAAGAATTTGAAAACGCTGGCCGTTCAGATCTTGTCGAAAAAACGAAAACCGAAATTAACATCGTTCAGTCGTATATGCCTCAACCGCTGACGGAGGACGAGCTGCGCGAACTGATCCAACAGACGATCAAGGAAGTCGGCGCTTCTTCGAAGGCGGATATGGGAAAAGTGATGGGTGCAATCATGCCGAAAGTGAAAGGAAAAGCGGACGGTTCGCTCGTCAATAAACTTGTCCAACAGCAGCTTTCATAA
- the dnaJ gene encoding molecular chaperone DnaJ, with the protein MAKRDYYEVLGVSKNATKDEIKKAYRKLSKQYHPDINKAPDAAEKFKEIKEAYEVLSDDEKRARYDRFGHADPNEAFGGGFQGGGFDFGGFSGFGGFEDIFETFFGGGPRRRASGPRKGADVEYMMTLTFEEAAFGKETEIEVPHEETCATCQGSGAKPGTSPQSCPHCHGSGQVTSEQTTPFGRIVNRRTCPVCGGTGRYIPEKCPTCGGTGRVKQRKKIHVKIPAGVDDGQQLRVAGKGEPGVNGGPPGDLYIIFRVEPHEFFKRDGDDIYCEVPLSFAQAALGDEIEVPTLHGDVKLKIPAGTQTGTRFRLKGKGVPNVRGYGRGDQHVIVRVVTPTKLTEKQKQLLREFDRLGGDTMHDGPHGRFFEKVKKAFKGEA; encoded by the coding sequence ATGGCGAAGCGCGATTACTATGAAGTTCTCGGCGTCAGTAAAAACGCGACGAAAGACGAGATTAAAAAAGCGTATCGAAAGCTTTCGAAGCAGTATCATCCAGACATTAACAAAGCGCCGGACGCCGCCGAGAAGTTTAAAGAGATTAAAGAAGCGTATGAAGTGTTAAGTGATGACGAAAAACGGGCCCGCTACGACCGGTTTGGCCACGCCGACCCGAACGAGGCGTTCGGCGGCGGATTCCAAGGGGGCGGGTTTGACTTTGGTGGATTCAGCGGCTTTGGCGGCTTTGAAGATATTTTTGAGACGTTTTTCGGCGGCGGTCCGCGCCGGCGGGCAAGCGGGCCGCGCAAAGGGGCCGACGTGGAATATATGATGACGCTCACGTTTGAGGAAGCGGCGTTCGGAAAAGAAACGGAAATTGAAGTTCCGCATGAAGAAACGTGCGCTACGTGCCAAGGCAGCGGGGCGAAGCCAGGCACAAGCCCGCAATCGTGCCCGCATTGCCACGGCAGCGGACAAGTGACGAGCGAACAGACGACGCCGTTTGGCCGCATCGTCAACCGCCGGACGTGCCCGGTTTGCGGCGGCACGGGCCGCTACATCCCGGAAAAATGCCCGACGTGCGGCGGCACCGGGCGCGTCAAACAGCGAAAAAAAATTCATGTCAAAATTCCGGCTGGCGTCGATGATGGCCAGCAGCTGCGCGTCGCCGGCAAAGGGGAACCGGGCGTAAACGGCGGGCCGCCGGGGGATTTGTATATCATTTTCCGCGTCGAACCGCATGAGTTTTTCAAGCGCGACGGCGATGATATTTATTGTGAAGTGCCGCTTTCATTCGCCCAGGCGGCGCTCGGTGATGAAATTGAAGTGCCGACGCTCCACGGCGATGTAAAGCTGAAAATCCCGGCCGGCACGCAAACGGGCACGCGCTTTCGCTTAAAAGGAAAAGGAGTGCCGAACGTGCGCGGCTATGGCCGAGGCGACCAGCACGTCATCGTCCGCGTCGTGACGCCGACGAAGCTGACGGAAAAACAAAAGCAGCTGCTGCGCGAGTTTGACCGGCTCGGTGGAGACACGATGCACGACGGGCCGCACGGTCGTTTTTTTGAAAAAGTAAAAAAGGCGTTTAAAGGAGAAGCGTGA
- the deoC gene encoding deoxyribose-phosphate aldolase, which translates to MTENMAKMIDHTLLKPEATEEQIIQLCREAKQHGFASVCVNPAWVKTAARELSGTDVLVCTVIGFPLGATTPETKAFETNNAIENGAREVDMVINIGALKSGDDELVERDIRAVVEAAAGKALVKVIIETALLNDEEKVRACQLAVKAGADYVKTSTGFSGGGATVEDVALMRRTVGDKAGVKASGGVRDRETAEAMIEAGATRIGTSSGVAIVSGRIGGADY; encoded by the coding sequence ATGACGGAGAATATGGCGAAAATGATCGATCATACGCTGCTTAAACCAGAAGCGACGGAAGAACAAATCATTCAACTGTGCCGCGAAGCGAAACAACACGGCTTCGCCTCGGTGTGCGTCAACCCGGCGTGGGTGAAAACGGCGGCGCGCGAACTTTCCGGCACCGACGTTCTCGTCTGCACGGTCATCGGCTTTCCGCTTGGGGCGACAACGCCGGAAACAAAGGCGTTTGAAACGAATAACGCCATTGAAAACGGCGCCCGCGAAGTCGATATGGTGATCAACATCGGCGCGTTAAAAAGCGGTGATGATGAGCTCGTTGAGCGCGACATTCGCGCCGTCGTCGAGGCGGCGGCCGGAAAAGCACTTGTGAAAGTGATTATCGAAACGGCCTTGCTGAACGATGAAGAAAAAGTGCGCGCCTGCCAATTGGCGGTGAAAGCGGGCGCCGATTACGTGAAAACGTCGACCGGATTCTCAGGCGGCGGCGCAACGGTCGAGGATGTGGCGCTGATGCGCCGGACGGTCGGCGATAAAGCGGGCGTCAAAGCCTCAGGCGGCGTCCGCGACCGGGAAACGGCCGAAGCGATGATTGAAGCCGGGGCGACGCGCATCGGGACGAGCTCCGGGGTGGCGATCGTCAGCGGTCGAATTGGCGGCGCTGACTATTAA
- the prmA gene encoding 50S ribosomal protein L11 methyltransferase, whose translation MKWSEISIHTTHEAVEAISNILHEAGAGGVVIEDPYDLVKDRDDWYGEIVELNPDDYPEEGVIIKAYLPVNSFLGETVEQIKQAINNLWLYDIDLGKNKITLSEVNEEEWATAWKKHYHPVKVSEKFTIVPTWETYEPASDDELIIEMDPGMAFGTGTHPTTVMCLQALEKYVRPGDEVIDVGTGSGILSIAAAMLGARSVRALDLDPVAVDSARLNIKLNKVQHVVTVAQNNLLDHLDEQADVIVANILAEIILRFTADAYRLLKPGGRFITSGIIQAKKQDVKDGLLAAGFVIEEIDVMEDWVAFVAIKP comes from the coding sequence ATGAAATGGTCAGAAATCAGCATTCATACGACGCACGAGGCGGTCGAGGCGATTTCGAACATTTTGCATGAGGCGGGCGCCGGAGGCGTTGTCATCGAAGACCCGTACGACCTTGTCAAAGACCGCGACGACTGGTATGGCGAAATCGTCGAGCTCAATCCGGACGATTACCCGGAAGAAGGGGTCATCATTAAGGCGTATTTGCCGGTCAATAGTTTTCTTGGCGAAACGGTGGAACAAATTAAGCAGGCAATTAACAATTTATGGCTGTACGATATTGACCTTGGCAAAAATAAAATTACGTTGAGCGAAGTGAATGAGGAAGAATGGGCGACGGCGTGGAAAAAGCATTACCATCCGGTGAAAGTATCGGAAAAATTTACAATTGTGCCGACATGGGAAACGTATGAACCGGCCTCCGACGATGAGCTGATCATCGAAATGGATCCGGGCATGGCGTTTGGCACCGGCACCCATCCGACGACGGTCATGTGCCTGCAGGCGCTTGAAAAATACGTGCGCCCTGGCGACGAGGTCATTGATGTTGGCACCGGCTCCGGCATTTTAAGCATCGCCGCCGCCATGCTCGGCGCCCGTTCGGTGCGAGCGCTTGACTTGGATCCGGTGGCGGTCGACAGCGCGCGGCTGAACATCAAGCTCAATAAAGTGCAGCACGTGGTCACGGTCGCGCAAAACAATTTGCTTGACCATCTTGACGAACAAGCTGATGTGATCGTCGCCAACATTTTGGCCGAAATCATTTTGCGCTTTACGGCTGACGCCTACCGACTGTTGAAGCCGGGCGGCCGCTTTATCACGTCCGGCATCATTCAGGCGAAAAAGCAAGACGTCAAAGACGGTCTGCTCGCCGCTGGATTTGTCATTGAAGAAATCGATGTGATGGAAGATTGGGTGGCGTTTGTCGCCATCAAACCGTAG
- the yqfC gene encoding sporulation protein YqfC has product MVKKWRQQMKRWMAEKLELPADIMMDLPRITMVGQIHIYIENHRGLLTFSDKELRLLLRNGQLLVRGEQFIIKTILPEEILLEGKISQVVYIEEEKK; this is encoded by the coding sequence ATGGTGAAAAAGTGGCGCCAGCAGATGAAGCGGTGGATGGCGGAAAAACTCGAGCTTCCCGCCGACATCATGATGGACCTTCCCCGCATTACGATGGTCGGACAAATACATATTTACATCGAAAACCACCGCGGGCTGCTCACGTTCAGCGATAAAGAGCTCCGCCTTTTGCTGCGGAACGGGCAGCTGCTCGTCCGCGGTGAACAGTTTATCATTAAAACGATTTTGCCGGAAGAAATTTTACTCGAAGGGAAAATTAGCCAAGTTGTTTATATAGAGGAGGAAAAAAAATGA